TAAATGTTTGTACTTTTGTTGTCAATGGTACTTCAAAAGTCTTTACTTCTGCCATTGACTGTTCAAGAAGCTCTCTATTCCTAATATTTACTCGCTCAAGCCCAGCCTGTTGTTCCTGTGGTTTAGGATATATATATAAGACCTTCATAAATATTTGACTTAATGTTTTCGCAGATTTTCAAACTTGGATTTATAACCTAAAATATGGAGCTGATCTTCAGGCCGAGAATATCCTCGTAGGAATCTCAAAAACAAAAAGTATTGTGATGTACCGATAAGCCTATGAAGCATCCGAAATCCAGCATTAATTATCCTAACTTTATGCCCGACCTTAGGCACATCTGTTTTTTGAATTCTAACATTACTATCCCTCCTGACATTCAATAGCCTATTATTCTTTAACAATGTGTAGAATTGTGACTTTATGTCAAAAGGAGAGATCGATGATTGGATGTTTTCAGAATAAGCACGGTACAAACGTCTGTGATATTGTTCTATAGGGATATTATTGTCAAATCTATTATAGGAATATTCGCTTTTAATAGTGACATCAAATAACTCTTGATTCGACCGAATGGCATCGGCATAGACATTAAGAATCAGATTTATATCTTTATATTCACGAATGTCAGCTATGTTCTTCTGAAATATTATACCATCCTTCAATTTCGAATAATCATAACCTGAAAAATGCGTAAAAATTAATGGGAAAACCTCATTAGAACCATTATTTTCTCTGAGTGTCACAAAAGCAGCATCACCGTTCATCATAATTCTGCGCTCAAAAAAGTTCCATGGCGCGAGGTTACATCCTAAATTATTTGAGATTAAAAGTTCTGTCGAATCAAAAG
The nucleotide sequence above comes from Duncaniella freteri. Encoded proteins:
- a CDS encoding putative nucleotide-diphospho-sugar transferase, with the translated sequence MTNCAFTIVAKNYIGLAMILEKSIKRYYTDLDFFIVVADEPSSELSDMPENIIFAKDELGIDNKKWYEMAFKYDLTEFCTAIKPDSILYILSQGYEKVIYLDPDIYFFSSIAPIFESLDRYQIILTPHITTIPRLGETDSPENIWLSCGIFNLGFMGVQDNPKVRKMLRWWSERLRDQCFVDFEKGEYTDQKWMNFIPSSFDSTELLISNNLGCNLAPWNFFERRIMMNGDAAFVTLRENNGSNEVFPLIFTHFSGYDYSKLKDGIIFQKNIADIREYKDINLILNVYADAIRSNQELFDVTIKSEYSYNRFDNNIPIEQYHRRLYRAYSENIQSSISPFDIKSQFYTLLKNNRLLNVRRDSNVRIQKTDVPKVGHKVRIINAGFRMLHRLIGTSQYFLFLRFLRGYSRPEDQLHILGYKSKFENLRKH